From one Anopheles cruzii chromosome 3, idAnoCruzAS_RS32_06, whole genome shotgun sequence genomic stretch:
- the LOC128275019 gene encoding organic cation transporter protein isoform X2 produces the protein MGQLGWWHILVCAVVFPLKFPVAWHQMSIIFLGPSVNYTCASDAALEACDAACTDWTYDNSTFSTTIVGEWDLVCANGNLVKLSQTIFMFGILVGGVLFGSLADKYGRRPPLVIAVLIQLVAGVGAALVGSFWVFVVLRFLTAVATGGTMVTSFVLVMEIIGPKWRELFSVLYQIPFNLGHLTLAGFAYYLREWRELQFALSIFSVLMVSYYWLVPESPRYLFTSGNVDGAVTVLESAAKRNNLPTDTIRTSLEQYAKEKSCSGSTSDSKGNVLDLFRTPNMRSKTLYMCFNWFVCGLAFFGVAQYIGHAGGDIYTNVAISAALELPGTLICIYMMKAYGRKKTLIFSNTLTGISMLAIAFVPPSASTLNVGLASIGLVGMSISFPTVYLYAGELFPTVVRNVGIGTASMIARFGSMIAPFVAGMGGIAYWLPPCIFGLTPLVGAFFVFFLPETQGHPLPETLEDGENFGKRQRVTSEGIDGPASVENGKH, from the exons ATGGGCCAGCTCGGCTGGTGGCACATCCTGGTCTGTGCGGTCGTGTTCCCGCTCAAGTTCCCGGTGGCGTGGCACCAGATGAGCATCATCTTCCTTGGACCGTCGGTGAACTACACCTGCGCCTCGGACGCGGCCCTGGAGGCCTGCGATGCGGCGTGCACCGACTGGACCTATGACAACAGCACCTTCAGCACGACGATCGTCGGCGAGTGGGATTTGGTGTGTGCCAACGGTAATCTGGTGAAGCTGTCTCAGACAATCTTCATGTTCGGCATCCTGGTGGGCGGCGTGCTGTTCGGTTCGTTGGCTGACAA ATATGGCCGCAGACCTCCGTTGGTCATCGCCGTGCTCATTCAGCTGGTGGCGGGAGTTGGCGCTGCGCTGGTTGGCTCGTTCTGGGTGTTTGTGGTGCTCCGCTTCTTGACCGCCGTAGCCACGGGCGGTACGATGGTAACCAG CTTTGTTCTGGTGATGGAAATCATCGGCCCCAAGTGGCGCGAGTTGTTTTCCGTGCTGTACCAGATCCCGTTCAACCTGGGCCACCTGACGCTGGCCGGTTTCGCGTACTACCTGCGCGAGTGGCGCGAGCTCCAGTTTGCGCTGTCGATCTTCTCGGTGCTGATGGTGTCCTACTACTGGCTGGTGCCCGAGTCGCCCCGCTACCTCTTCACGTCCGGTAACGTCGATGGCGCCGTGACGGTACTGGAGTCGGCGGCCAAGCGCAACAACCTGCCGACCGACACGATCCGCACCAGCTTGGAGCAGTACGCAAAGGAGAAGTCGTGCAGTGGGTCGACCTCGGATTCGAAGGGCAACGTGCTCGACCTGTTCCGGACGCCCAACATGCGCTCCAAGACGCTTTACATGTGCTTCAATTGGTTCGTCTGTGGGTTGGCGTTCTTCGGCGTGGCCCAGTACATCGGACACGCCGGCGGTGACATCTACACGAACGTGGCCATCAGTGCGGCCCTCGAGCTGCCCGGCACGCTGATCTGCATCTACATGATGAAGGCGTACGGGCGCAAGAAGACGCTGATATTTTCCAACACACTGACCGGAATCTCGATGTTGGCCATCGCGTtcgtgccaccgtcggccagcaCCCTCAACGTGGGCCTCGCCTCGATCGGCCTGGTGGGCATGAGCATCAGCTTCCCGACCGTGTACCTGTACGCCGGCGAGCTTTTCCCGACGGTTGTGCGTaacgtcggaatcggaaccgcTTCCATGATCGCCCGGTTCGGCTCCATGATCGCACCGTTCGTGGCCGGCATGGGCGGGATCGCGTATTGGCTTCCGCCGTGCATCTTCGGCCTGACGCCGCTCGTCGGGGCATTCTTCGTGTTCTTCCTGCCGGAAACGCAAGGTCACCCCCTGCCGGAGACGCTCGAGGATGGGGAAAACTTTGGCAAACGGCAACGGGTGACGAGCGAGGGCATCGACGGACCGGCGAGCGTCGAGAATGGCAAACACTAG
- the LOC128274344 gene encoding ribosomal protein S6 kinase 2 beta-like: protein MPLANSIDPWREKVPISIVGIESASQDNVEMVVDEAYDPLQTQHHQQQQQQPQQTVLVQHQQQQQLLQQQQYHHHHHPHLHHHQPGHQHRQQQPPGVVVTGGYHPPHGVYHLPQDSMLDDNGLCHERTLVAGGALDEDAMELDLTGGAFIGSDPELSHLARDDVTYAGPGGPGNGADEHEIDIKDIIREGHEKADPSQFELLKVLGEGSFGKVFLVRKIVGIDAGTLYAMKVLKKATLKVKDRVRSTNERNILADVGHAFIVKLHYAFQTPGKLYLILDFLRGGDLFTRLSKEVMFTEEDVKFYLAELALALNHLHGLGIIYRDLKPENILLDQDGHIALTDFGLSKQPLDGSKTYSFCGTVEYMAPEVVNRKGHTLAADWWSFGVLMFEMLTGNLPFHGSNRNDTMNQILKTKLGMPENLSPEAQSLLRALFKRNPQNRLGAGPNGIDDIKRHEFFANVDWVAFERKEVRPPFIPAVSRDDAFYFDSEYTNKSPKDSPGGPVSASAHEIFRGFSFIAPGLLDEQPNFANGSNMIMQQQPASRSPFSNEIPGVKPVAFGDEYSLMQELGRGTFSICRMCEHRTTKKHYAVKIIDKSYHDCREEVEILLRYGNHPNIVTLYGVHEDASYVYLVMELLKGGELLDRILAIHYMSEQEASAVLRTVVSAVAYLHEHGVVHRDLKPSNLLYASVNHTPDSLKLCDLGFAKQLRADNGLLMTPCYTANFVAPEVLKKQGYDLACDIWSLGVLLYIMLEGKTPFASTPNDSPDMILARIGSGKVDLETGKWPTISEEVKDLLRQMLHIVPQRRPTAAQILRHPWLSRLGTRPTYHTMATQYAASDRLTIVEQPPVGKTSESTAEAIKGAVHATFRAISSPQAANLGPVGMSDLARRRMDKLNHS from the exons TCGGCCTCGCAGGATAATGTGGAGATGGTTGTTGACGAGGCGTATGATCCGCTGCAGAcccagcaccatcagcagcagcaacaacagccgCAGCAGACGGTTTTggtgcagcaccagcagcagcagcagctgctacaacagcaacagtaccatcatcaccatcatccgcaccttcatcaccatcagccagGGCATCAACaccggcaacagcagccaccgggAGTAGTCGTCACCGGGGGCTATCATCCACCGCATGGCGTCTATCACCTGCCACAGGATTCGATGCTGGACGATAATGGCCTCTGTCACGAGCGCACGCTGGTTGCCGGCGGGGCGCTGGACGAGGACGCGATGGAGCTGGATTTGACCGGTGGCGCTTTCATTGGGTCCGACCCCGAGCTGTCACACCTGGCTCGGGACGACGTCACGTACGCCGGCCCGGGTGGCCCTGGGAACGGTGCCGACGAGCACGAGATTGACATCAAGGACATTATCCGCGAGGGCCACGAGAAGGCGGACCCGTCACAGTtcgagctgctgaaggtgCTGGGCGAGGGTTCGTTCGGGAAGGTGTTTCTGGTGAGAAAGATTGTCGGCATCGACGCTGGCACCCTGTACGCCATGAAG GTGCTGAAGAAGGCGACCCTTAAGGTGAAAGATCGCGTGAGGAGCACGAACGAGCGGAACATTCTGGCGGACGTTGGTCACGCGTTTATCGTTAAGCTCCACTATGCCTTCCAGACGCCCGGCAAACTGTACCTCATACTGGACTTTTTGCGCGGCGGCGATCTCTTTACGCGGCTCAGCAAGGAGGTGATGTTCACCGAGGAGGACGTCAAGTTCTATCTGGCCGAGCTGGCTCTCGCCCTCAACCACCTGCACGGGCTGGGCATCATCTACCGGGACCTGAAGCCCGAGAACATTCTTCTGGACCAG GACGGTCACATAGCTTTAACGGACTTTGGCCTATCGAAACAACCGCTGGATGGTTCGAAAACGTACAGTTTTTGTGGTACGGTCGAGTACATGGCGCCGGAGGTCGTCAATCGGAAGGGGCACACGCTTGCCGCGGACTGGTGGTCGTTCGGTGTGCTGATG TTCGAAATGCTGACGGGCAATCTTCCATTCCACGGTAGCAACCGGAACGACACGATGAACCAGATCCTCAAGACGAAGCTGGGCATGCCGGAGAACCTGAGCCCGGAGGCGCAAAGTTTGCTGCGGGCCCTGTTCAAACGCAATCCCCAGAACCGGCTCGGTGCTGGCCCGAACGGTATCGATGACATCAAGCGGCACGAGTTCTTCGCCAACGTCGACTGGGTGGCGTTCGAGCGGAAGGAGGTGCGGCCACCGTTCATTCCGGCCGTGTCCCGGGACGATGCGTTCTACTTCGACTCCGAGTACACGAACAAATCGCCCAA GGACTCACCCGGCGGACCGGTCAGTGCCAGCGCGCACGAGATTTTCCGCGGTTTCAGCTTCATTGCGCCGGGTCTGCTGGACGAGCAGCCTAACTTTGCGAACGGCAGCAACATGAtcatgcagcagcaacccgcaTCACGGTCACCGTTTTCGAACGAAATTCCGGGCGTCAAACCGGTCGCCTTCGGGGACGAGTACAGTCTGATGCAGGAGCTGGGCCGCGGGACCTTTTCTATCTGCCGTATGTGCGAGCATCGCACGACGAAGAAGCATTACGCGGTGAAG ATCATCGACAAGTCGTACCACGATTGCCGCGAAGAGGTGGAAATTCTGCTCCGATACGGCAACCATCCAAACATTGTGACCCTGTACGGTGTGCACGAAGACGCGAGCTACGTATACCTGGTGATGGAGCTGCTGAAGGGAGGCGAACTGTTGGACCGCATCCTGGCCATACACTACATGTCCGAGCAGGAGGCCAGTGCCGTGTTGCGGACGGTTGTGTCGGCTGTCGCTTACCTGCACGAGCATGGCGTCGTCCATCGCGACCTGAAACCGTCAAACTTGCTTTACGCATCCGTCAACCACACGCCCGACTCGCTCAAACTTTGCGATCTGGGCTTCGCGAAGCAACTGCGTGCCGATAATGGGCTGCTGATGACACCCTGCTATACGGCGAACTTTGTGGCCCCGGAGGTGCTGAAGAAGCAGGGCTACGATCTGGCCTGCGACATCTGGTCGTTGGGTGTGCTGCTTTACATTATGCTCGAGGGTAAGACCCCGTTCGCCAGCACACCGAACGACTCGCCGGATATGATCCTCGCACGAATCGGCTCGGGAAAAGTGGACCTCGAAACAGGC AAATGGCCAACGATATCGGAAGAAGTGAAAGACTTGCTCCGCCAGATGCTGCACATTGTGCCGCAGCGTCGTCCGACGGCGGCCCAGATCCTGCGGCATCCGTGGCTGTCGCGCTTGGGCACGCGGCCAACGTaccacacaatggccacccaGTATGCCGCCAGTGATCGGCTAACGATTGTAGAGCAACCGCCTGTGGGCAAGACGAGCGAAAGCACCGCGGAAGCCATCAAGGGGGCCGTGCATGCGACCTTCCGAGCGATTTCCTCACCACAAGCGGCTAACCTGGGCCCGGTCGGAATGTCCGACCTGGCGCGAAGACGAATGGACAAGCTGAACCACTCGTAA
- the LOC128275019 gene encoding organic cation transporter protein isoform X1, translated as MATSDAPNREIELQDQNRAAQPVAKQDSETKWNLDPIQRAMGQLGWWHILVCAVVFPLKFPVAWHQMSIIFLGPSVNYTCASDAALEACDAACTDWTYDNSTFSTTIVGEWDLVCANGNLVKLSQTIFMFGILVGGVLFGSLADKYGRRPPLVIAVLIQLVAGVGAALVGSFWVFVVLRFLTAVATGGTMVTSFVLVMEIIGPKWRELFSVLYQIPFNLGHLTLAGFAYYLREWRELQFALSIFSVLMVSYYWLVPESPRYLFTSGNVDGAVTVLESAAKRNNLPTDTIRTSLEQYAKEKSCSGSTSDSKGNVLDLFRTPNMRSKTLYMCFNWFVCGLAFFGVAQYIGHAGGDIYTNVAISAALELPGTLICIYMMKAYGRKKTLIFSNTLTGISMLAIAFVPPSASTLNVGLASIGLVGMSISFPTVYLYAGELFPTVVRNVGIGTASMIARFGSMIAPFVAGMGGIAYWLPPCIFGLTPLVGAFFVFFLPETQGHPLPETLEDGENFGKRQRVTSEGIDGPASVENGKH; from the exons ATGGCTACGTCGGACGCACCGAATCGCGAAATTGAGCTCCAGGATCAGAACCGTGCCGCGCAGCCAG TGGCCAAACAGGACAGCGAGACGAAATGGAACCTCGATCCGATCCAGCGAGCGATGGGCCAGCTCGGCTGGTGGCACATCCTGGTCTGTGCGGTCGTGTTCCCGCTCAAGTTCCCGGTGGCGTGGCACCAGATGAGCATCATCTTCCTTGGACCGTCGGTGAACTACACCTGCGCCTCGGACGCGGCCCTGGAGGCCTGCGATGCGGCGTGCACCGACTGGACCTATGACAACAGCACCTTCAGCACGACGATCGTCGGCGAGTGGGATTTGGTGTGTGCCAACGGTAATCTGGTGAAGCTGTCTCAGACAATCTTCATGTTCGGCATCCTGGTGGGCGGCGTGCTGTTCGGTTCGTTGGCTGACAA ATATGGCCGCAGACCTCCGTTGGTCATCGCCGTGCTCATTCAGCTGGTGGCGGGAGTTGGCGCTGCGCTGGTTGGCTCGTTCTGGGTGTTTGTGGTGCTCCGCTTCTTGACCGCCGTAGCCACGGGCGGTACGATGGTAACCAG CTTTGTTCTGGTGATGGAAATCATCGGCCCCAAGTGGCGCGAGTTGTTTTCCGTGCTGTACCAGATCCCGTTCAACCTGGGCCACCTGACGCTGGCCGGTTTCGCGTACTACCTGCGCGAGTGGCGCGAGCTCCAGTTTGCGCTGTCGATCTTCTCGGTGCTGATGGTGTCCTACTACTGGCTGGTGCCCGAGTCGCCCCGCTACCTCTTCACGTCCGGTAACGTCGATGGCGCCGTGACGGTACTGGAGTCGGCGGCCAAGCGCAACAACCTGCCGACCGACACGATCCGCACCAGCTTGGAGCAGTACGCAAAGGAGAAGTCGTGCAGTGGGTCGACCTCGGATTCGAAGGGCAACGTGCTCGACCTGTTCCGGACGCCCAACATGCGCTCCAAGACGCTTTACATGTGCTTCAATTGGTTCGTCTGTGGGTTGGCGTTCTTCGGCGTGGCCCAGTACATCGGACACGCCGGCGGTGACATCTACACGAACGTGGCCATCAGTGCGGCCCTCGAGCTGCCCGGCACGCTGATCTGCATCTACATGATGAAGGCGTACGGGCGCAAGAAGACGCTGATATTTTCCAACACACTGACCGGAATCTCGATGTTGGCCATCGCGTtcgtgccaccgtcggccagcaCCCTCAACGTGGGCCTCGCCTCGATCGGCCTGGTGGGCATGAGCATCAGCTTCCCGACCGTGTACCTGTACGCCGGCGAGCTTTTCCCGACGGTTGTGCGTaacgtcggaatcggaaccgcTTCCATGATCGCCCGGTTCGGCTCCATGATCGCACCGTTCGTGGCCGGCATGGGCGGGATCGCGTATTGGCTTCCGCCGTGCATCTTCGGCCTGACGCCGCTCGTCGGGGCATTCTTCGTGTTCTTCCTGCCGGAAACGCAAGGTCACCCCCTGCCGGAGACGCTCGAGGATGGGGAAAACTTTGGCAAACGGCAACGGGTGACGAGCGAGGGCATCGACGGACCGGCGAGCGTCGAGAATGGCAAACACTAG